In the Flavobacterium pallidum genome, one interval contains:
- a CDS encoding DUF3817 domain-containing protein: protein MLKLFKAIAILEGISYLALFGNMLFIKHNNPELYHTLLFPIGMAHGVLFISYIILAIMLKFELEWPAKKFAIIGVASVLPFGTFYVEKKYL, encoded by the coding sequence ATGCTTAAATTATTCAAAGCCATCGCAATTCTCGAAGGGATTTCATACCTCGCCCTGTTTGGCAACATGCTTTTCATCAAACACAACAACCCTGAATTGTACCACACCTTGCTATTCCCGATCGGGATGGCGCATGGCGTGTTGTTCATTTCATACATCATCCTGGCCATCATGCTGAAATTCGAGCTGGAATGGCCTGCAAAAAAGTTTGCCATTATCGGTGTGGCTTCCGTATTGCCTTTCGGGACCTTTTACGTAGAAAAAAAATACCTGTAG
- a CDS encoding DUF6155 family protein has protein sequence MSKRDLKKYLNSLTKEQLEAQFTTLYEKFPEVKTYYDFVFNPNEEKLTAAAKAKIANEYFPVKSKRAKLRRSVAQKYIKHFLNLGVDAFAVADVMLFTIETAQKYSAKREMKYASFYKSIQTAYEQAVKYVIANGILPDFRERLLSVAAEANRQRWENRYEIQRLGEALEFMDN, from the coding sequence ATGAGCAAACGCGACCTTAAGAAATACCTGAACAGCCTGACAAAAGAACAGCTTGAAGCACAGTTTACAACGCTTTACGAAAAATTCCCTGAAGTAAAAACGTATTACGATTTTGTCTTCAACCCAAATGAGGAAAAGCTGACCGCTGCGGCAAAAGCCAAAATTGCGAATGAATATTTTCCGGTAAAATCAAAACGTGCCAAACTTCGGCGTTCTGTAGCGCAAAAATACATCAAGCATTTCCTGAACCTTGGCGTCGACGCTTTTGCTGTTGCAGATGTGATGCTGTTTACGATTGAAACAGCGCAGAAATATTCAGCGAAACGGGAAATGAAATACGCGTCATTTTATAAAAGCATCCAAACCGCGTACGAACAGGCAGTGAAATATGTGATTGCAAACGGTATTTTGCCCGATTTCAGGGAACGATTGCTGTCAGTTGCTGCGGAAGCGAACAGGCAGAGATGGGAAAACCGTTATGAAATACAGCGGTTGGGTGAGGCATTGGAGTTTATGGACAATTAA
- a CDS encoding DEAD/DEAH box helicase, producing the protein MKHNETGYEITEKKELYGYQKGDIDLIFDRMDNTPPDYHLLYQLPTGGGKTVIFSEIVRRYLAQHDKKVVVLTHRIELCRQTSKMLNGFGVKNKVINSKIKELPDQGEYSCFVAMVETLKNRLNDELLHIDNVGLVIIDEAHYNSFRKLLSSFKKSFILGVTATPLSSNIRLPMNENYDELIVGDTISSLIEKGFLAKATTYTYDVGLTSLKVGINGDYTVKSSDELYSNMVMQEKLLHAYTEKSLGKKTLIFNNGIHTSLYVYETFRNAGFGIRHLDNTSSAEERKDILKWFNETPDAILTSVGILTTGFDEPTVESIILNRATKSLTLYFQMIGRGSRKLHNKDEFTVIDLGNNAARFGLWSDPVNWQHIFKAPEFYLENLRDDADIELNFRYTMPLALRAKFANTANIDFDVEEEHKLALKQNLRSKTVLEKSLEQHAAMCVDNTETLTEARQLSRELDEDVEFRIRKYSNCLSHCSKNYREWLTEDYKQKLLLLIGKKYREKIFREAD; encoded by the coding sequence ATGAAACACAACGAAACCGGTTACGAAATTACTGAGAAAAAGGAGCTGTACGGCTACCAAAAAGGCGATATTGACCTCATTTTTGACCGTATGGACAATACCCCGCCGGACTATCATTTGCTATACCAATTGCCCACGGGCGGCGGGAAAACGGTGATTTTTTCTGAAATCGTAAGGCGTTACCTTGCCCAGCACGATAAGAAAGTGGTGGTGCTCACACACCGGATTGAACTTTGCAGGCAGACTTCCAAAATGCTGAACGGTTTCGGGGTGAAGAATAAAGTCATCAACAGCAAAATCAAGGAATTGCCAGACCAGGGCGAGTATTCGTGCTTTGTGGCGATGGTGGAAACACTGAAAAACCGCCTTAACGACGAGCTGCTGCACATTGACAATGTGGGGCTGGTGATTATCGATGAAGCGCATTACAATTCGTTCCGGAAATTGCTGAGCTCGTTTAAAAAATCGTTTATCCTGGGTGTGACCGCCACGCCTTTGAGCTCGAATATCAGGCTGCCGATGAATGAGAATTATGACGAGCTGATTGTGGGCGATACGATTTCGTCATTGATTGAAAAAGGTTTTCTGGCTAAAGCGACCACCTATACCTATGATGTTGGGCTGACTTCACTCAAAGTCGGGATTAATGGTGATTATACCGTGAAATCTTCGGATGAACTGTATTCGAATATGGTGATGCAGGAGAAACTTTTGCATGCTTATACCGAAAAATCCCTGGGCAAGAAAACGCTCATCTTCAACAATGGGATCCACACTTCATTGTATGTCTATGAAACGTTCCGCAATGCCGGTTTCGGAATCAGGCACCTTGACAATACGAGCAGCGCCGAGGAACGTAAAGATATTTTGAAATGGTTTAATGAAACGCCGGATGCGATTTTAACCTCGGTGGGAATCCTGACTACCGGTTTTGATGAACCGACGGTGGAGTCGATTATTCTAAACCGTGCCACGAAATCGCTGACGTTATATTTCCAGATGATTGGGCGCGGGTCGCGCAAATTGCATAATAAAGATGAATTTACCGTAATCGACCTGGGTAATAATGCAGCGCGTTTTGGGTTGTGGAGTGATCCGGTAAACTGGCAGCACATTTTCAAGGCCCCTGAATTTTATTTGGAAAACCTGCGTGATGATGCGGATATTGAGCTGAACTTCAGGTATACGATGCCGCTCGCTTTGCGTGCCAAATTTGCGAATACCGCCAACATCGATTTTGATGTGGAGGAAGAACATAAGCTGGCATTGAAGCAAAACCTGCGTTCGAAGACCGTGTTGGAAAAATCTTTGGAGCAACATGCGGCAATGTGTGTTGACAATACGGAAACACTTACGGAAGCGCGCCAACTCAGCCGCGAGCTGGATGAAGATGTGGAATTCCGAATCCGTAAATATTCCAATTGCTTAAGCCATTGCAGTAAGAATTACCGCGAATGGCTGACTGAGGATTACAAGCAGAAACTTTTGCTGCTTATCGGAAAGAAATACCGGGAGAAGATTTTCAGGGAAGCCGATTAA
- a CDS encoding T9SS sorting signal type C domain-containing protein — protein sequence MKKNLQHFRFAILTLAICCLQQVRAQSAGFDSSFIVLSINNGSNIYYDLQASSGNPDFNGANLGTFCEGSSNLVFRGAEHNVYKCGGCDLSSTRLYYRVYPAGLPSGSFTSNNIGYAAGGSNGCGGANQQWADTGYSTNLLSGLAPGNYTIEVYSDATVTCSGGSVYAGNDGNNYKANFTVSGYVTYYADSDNDGFGNYYSQQSSCMGMPVGYASNAADCNDNQKQYTDADGDGFGSTTFAACGVTNNADCNDNQIQYLDGDADGFGANVWVACGVTNNSDCNDNQFQYLDADGDGYGSTTKVACGVTNSVDCNDNQWQYLDADGDTFGANILVACGVTNNSDCNDNQIQYLDADGDGFGSTIQVACGLTNNYDCNDNQLQYLDSDGDGFGANVLVACGLTNNSDCNDNQIQYLDADGDGFGSTIQVACGLTNNYDCNDNQLQYLDSDGDGFGANVLVACGLTNNSDCNDNQIQYLDADGDGFGSTIQVACGLSNHLDCNDNQLQYLDADGDGFGANVIVACGLTNNSDCNDNQIQYLDADGDGFGSTIQVACGLTNNYDCNDNQLQYLDADGDGFGANVLVACGLTNNSDCNDNQIQYLDADGDGFGSTIQVACGLSNHLDCNDNQLQYLDSDGDGFGANVIVACGLTNNSDCNDNQIQYSDADGDGFGSDIQVACGLSNSLDCDDNQLQYLDADGDGFGANILVACGVFNNSDCNDNQIQYLDADGDGFGSDIQVACGLSNSLDCDDNQLQYLDADGDGFGANVIVACGVFNNSDCNDNQIQYLDADGDGFGSTTQVACGLTNNIDCNDNQNQYLDADGDGFGANVLVACGVTNNSDCNDNQLRYADSDGDGYGSMLKVSCGGVPDNTDCNDGDMLVWQSNPLYIDIDGDGYDGGTEIVCYGAIVPASYMETTSGADCDDNNSNVNPGEFEILDNGIDDDCNGMTDAVPYCTVATIWNGSAWTNNYPVADQPAIISGNFAASADLQACSLTITNNAQVIVAGGSDFKITGAVHVDSGSSLTFESNANLVQVDNAANTGNILIKRNTTMRRLDYTYWSSPVAGQNLLAFSPQTVTNRFMTIDETTNAFVTQNPSIASFTAAKGYVIRAPNNFTTAPSPFVGKFTGVPNNGDFTIPVTKNGQGYNLIGNPYPSTLDANAFLAENPGTLYFWTHRNQDAGSGENYSTYTVIGGTASASGSIEPNGTIQVGQGFILLPTAAGNVSFSNDMRAGNNQNQFFRSADIEKHRIWFNLFHGETPSNQIMVAYATDATQDVDAGMDALMVPSNDSFISNLINGGDYVIQARALPFENTDEVPLSFNASEAGTYTLSLDHFDGLFSSNQEIYIKDNLNGIVHDMRQSAYSFASAAGNFTNRFSIVYQNAPLTTQNQILNVNSIVVFKNNEMLTINSGNAQMLNVKIFDIRGRLIAEKNNINSNSTIIDELKAEKQILLVQITDTNNNSVTKKVVY from the coding sequence ATGAAAAAAAATCTACAACACTTTCGCTTCGCGATATTGACACTCGCAATCTGTTGTTTGCAGCAGGTACGGGCGCAGTCCGCGGGGTTTGACTCGTCCTTTATCGTATTGAGCATCAATAACGGCTCCAATATCTATTATGATCTTCAGGCATCGTCAGGAAATCCTGATTTTAATGGGGCCAATCTTGGGACTTTCTGCGAAGGCAGTTCCAATTTAGTTTTCAGGGGAGCCGAGCACAACGTATATAAATGTGGTGGCTGTGATTTAAGCAGTACCCGTTTATATTACAGGGTTTACCCTGCAGGATTGCCGTCCGGTAGTTTTACGTCCAATAACATCGGCTATGCCGCAGGGGGCAGCAATGGTTGTGGCGGTGCGAACCAGCAATGGGCCGACACCGGATATTCGACCAACCTGCTTTCCGGATTGGCACCAGGAAATTATACTATTGAAGTGTATTCTGATGCCACGGTAACCTGTTCCGGGGGCAGTGTTTATGCAGGAAATGATGGGAACAATTACAAGGCCAATTTCACTGTAAGCGGCTACGTTACTTATTATGCAGATAGTGATAACGACGGTTTCGGGAATTATTACAGTCAGCAATCTTCCTGCATGGGTATGCCTGTAGGGTATGCTTCGAATGCCGCTGACTGCAATGACAATCAAAAACAATATACGGATGCTGATGGTGATGGTTTCGGGTCGACCACTTTTGCAGCTTGCGGCGTAACCAATAATGCGGATTGCAATGACAACCAAATCCAGTATCTCGACGGCGACGCTGATGGATTCGGAGCCAATGTATGGGTGGCATGCGGTGTAACCAATAATTCAGATTGCAACGACAATCAATTCCAATATCTTGATGCCGATGGAGACGGATACGGATCGACAACAAAAGTAGCTTGTGGTGTTACCAACAGTGTCGATTGCAATGACAACCAGTGGCAATATCTGGATGCCGATGGTGATACATTCGGGGCAAATATATTGGTTGCCTGCGGCGTAACGAACAATTCGGATTGCAACGACAACCAAATTCAATACCTAGATGCCGATGGTGACGGTTTCGGATCAACAATCCAGGTTGCCTGTGGATTGACTAACAATTACGATTGCAATGACAATCAACTGCAATATCTTGATTCCGATGGTGACGGTTTCGGAGCCAATGTGCTTGTAGCCTGCGGCTTGACCAACAATTCGGATTGCAATGATAACCAAATCCAATACCTCGATGCCGATGGTGACGGTTTCGGATCAACAATCCAGGTTGCCTGTGGATTGACTAACAATTACGATTGCAATGACAATCAACTGCAATATCTTGATTCCGATGGTGACGGTTTCGGAGCCAATGTGCTTGTAGCCTGCGGTTTGACCAATAACTCGGATTGCAATGACAACCAAATCCAATACCTTGATGCCGATGGTGACGGTTTCGGATCAACAATCCAGGTTGCGTGTGGACTTTCAAATCATCTTGACTGCAACGACAATCAACTCCAATATCTTGATGCTGACGGCGACGGTTTCGGAGCCAATGTAATTGTAGCCTGCGGCTTGACCAATAATTCGGATTGCAATGACAACCAAATCCAATACCTTGATGCCGATGGTGACGGTTTCGGATCAACAATCCAGGTTGCCTGTGGATTGACTAACAATTACGATTGCAATGACAATCAACTCCAATATCTTGATGCTGACGGCGACGGTTTTGGTGCCAATGTTCTTGTAGCCTGCGGCTTGACCAATAACTCGGATTGCAATGACAACCAAATCCAATACCTTGATGCCGATGGTGACGGTTTCGGATCAACAATCCAGGTTGCGTGTGGACTTTCAAATCATCTTGACTGCAACGACAATCAACTCCAATATCTTGATTCGGACGGTGACGGTTTCGGAGCCAATGTAATTGTAGCCTGCGGCTTGACCAATAATTCGGATTGCAATGACAACCAAATCCAATATTCAGATGCTGATGGCGATGGTTTCGGATCTGATATACAAGTGGCATGCGGACTCTCGAACAGCCTCGACTGTGATGACAATCAACTCCAATATCTTGATGCTGACGGCGACGGTTTCGGTGCCAATATTTTAGTGGCCTGCGGCGTATTCAATAATTCTGATTGCAACGACAACCAAATCCAATACCTTGATGCCGATGGCGACGGTTTCGGATCTGATATACAAGTGGCATGCGGACTCTCGAACAGCCTCGACTGTGATGACAATCAACTCCAATATCTTGATGCTGACGGCGACGGTTTCGGTGCCAATGTAATTGTAGCCTGCGGCGTATTCAATAATTCCGATTGCAACGACAACCAAATCCAATACCTTGATGCCGATGGCGACGGTTTCGGATCTACTACGCAGGTGGCTTGCGGTTTGACAAACAATATTGATTGCAATGACAACCAAAATCAATACCTGGATGCTGACGGCGATGGCTTCGGAGCAAATGTTTTAGTGGCCTGTGGTGTAACAAATAACAGCGATTGCAATGACAACCAGCTTCGTTATGCTGACAGCGACGGCGACGGTTATGGCTCTATGCTAAAAGTGAGCTGCGGCGGCGTGCCTGACAATACCGATTGCAATGACGGCGATATGCTCGTATGGCAAAGCAATCCATTATACATTGATATTGACGGCGATGGCTATGACGGCGGTACTGAAATCGTATGCTACGGCGCAATCGTCCCAGCTTCTTATATGGAAACGACCAGTGGTGCTGACTGTGATGACAATAACAGCAATGTAAATCCGGGTGAATTCGAGATCCTCGACAACGGCATCGACGACGATTGCAACGGCATGACCGATGCCGTTCCTTATTGCACCGTAGCGACAATCTGGAACGGGTCAGCATGGACTAACAATTATCCTGTTGCCGACCAACCTGCCATCATTTCCGGGAATTTTGCCGCTTCCGCAGATTTACAGGCGTGTTCACTCACGATAACAAACAATGCTCAGGTAATAGTTGCCGGTGGATCCGACTTTAAGATTACAGGCGCAGTCCATGTGGACTCAGGTTCATCACTCACATTTGAAAGCAATGCCAATCTGGTGCAGGTAGACAATGCTGCCAATACCGGAAATATCCTTATCAAGAGAAATACGACCATGCGCCGCCTCGATTATACGTATTGGTCATCACCTGTGGCCGGGCAAAACCTGCTTGCATTTTCGCCACAAACCGTGACAAACCGTTTTATGACGATTGATGAAACGACGAATGCCTTTGTAACCCAAAATCCGTCGATTGCTTCTTTTACAGCTGCAAAAGGTTATGTCATTCGTGCCCCCAATAATTTCACGACAGCACCATCTCCATTCGTTGGAAAATTTACTGGTGTGCCGAATAATGGCGATTTTACAATTCCTGTTACCAAAAACGGACAGGGCTACAATCTCATCGGAAACCCATATCCTTCCACACTTGATGCCAACGCATTCCTTGCTGAAAATCCCGGGACCTTGTACTTCTGGACGCACAGGAACCAGGATGCCGGTTCTGGTGAAAATTATTCGACTTATACCGTCATCGGCGGGACAGCCTCGGCATCAGGCAGTATTGAGCCTAATGGCACCATACAGGTGGGACAAGGTTTTATCCTGCTTCCGACTGCCGCTGGAAATGTCAGTTTTTCAAATGATATGCGTGCCGGAAACAATCAAAACCAGTTCTTCAGGTCGGCTGATATAGAAAAGCACCGCATCTGGTTCAACCTTTTCCACGGCGAAACCCCGTCAAACCAGATCATGGTGGCCTATGCTACCGATGCTACCCAGGATGTCGATGCCGGTATGGATGCATTAATGGTTCCATCAAATGACAGCTTTATTTCCAATCTTATCAACGGAGGGGATTATGTTATACAGGCGCGTGCATTACCATTCGAAAATACTGATGAAGTGCCTTTGTCTTTCAACGCATCCGAAGCGGGAACGTACACTTTGTCCTTAGATCACTTCGACGGATTGTTCAGCAGCAATCAGGAAATTTACATTAAGGATAACCTGAACGGAATAGTGCATGATATGAGGCAATCGGCTTACAGTTTCGCTTCTGCTGCAGGAAATTTTACAAACCGCTTCTCCATTGTGTATCAGAATGCACCTTTAACAACCCAAAATCAAATCCTTAACGTAAATAGTATTGTGGTCTTCAAAAACAATGAAATGTTGACTATCAATTCAGGAAACGCCCAAATGCTGAATGTAAAGATATTTGACATCCGTGGCAGGCTGATCGCTGAAAAAAACAACATCAACAGCAACAGCACCATCATAGATGAACTCAAAGCAGAAAAGCAGATATTGTTGGTCCAGATTACCGACACCAATAACAATTCGGTTACCAAAAAAGTAGTGTACTAA
- the nfi gene encoding deoxyribonuclease V (cleaves DNA at apurinic or apyrimidinic sites): MIKRSMLTYDHFSITDATKLQLEMQQHINLKPLEKPIHTIGGADISFNKNSTTVYAGIVILDYPAMTLRSYSLIVAETTFPYQSGYLAFREVPALLQAWQQSDEKPDLMILDGQGITHPRKMGIATHFGQLANIPAIGCAKSMLFGKFDALGQEKFSSEPIYGKGELLGYALRTKAKVQPVYISPGHLVTGEQSLDIMKSCIGKYRIPEPTRLAHEKVNEFRVGKLKSGFHVAPPLPPTLF, encoded by the coding sequence ATGATAAAACGCTCCATGCTCACCTACGACCATTTTTCCATTACAGATGCCACGAAACTCCAACTCGAAATGCAGCAGCATATCAACCTAAAACCTTTGGAGAAACCAATCCATACCATCGGTGGTGCGGATATTTCATTTAATAAAAACAGTACAACGGTTTATGCGGGCATTGTCATCCTAGATTACCCTGCAATGACACTCCGCTCCTACTCGCTCATTGTCGCAGAAACGACTTTTCCGTATCAATCCGGTTACCTCGCTTTTCGTGAAGTTCCCGCATTGCTGCAAGCCTGGCAACAATCAGATGAAAAACCAGATCTAATGATTCTTGATGGCCAGGGTATCACGCATCCCAGGAAAATGGGCATTGCGACGCATTTCGGCCAATTGGCAAACATTCCTGCAATCGGGTGTGCGAAAAGCATGCTGTTTGGGAAATTCGATGCATTAGGCCAGGAGAAATTCAGCAGTGAACCCATTTATGGCAAAGGTGAATTGCTAGGCTATGCGTTACGTACGAAAGCCAAAGTACAACCTGTATATATTTCTCCCGGGCATTTGGTCACGGGCGAACAAAGCCTGGACATCATGAAAAGCTGCATCGGGAAATACCGTATTCCTGAACCTACGCGTTTGGCACATGAAAAAGTAAATGAATTCAGGGTTGGAAAACTTAAGTCAGGGTTTCACGTTGCGCCGCCGCTGCCTCCTACCTTATTTTAA